A DNA window from Aestuariispira ectoiniformans contains the following coding sequences:
- a CDS encoding threonine dehydratase has product MSTFSLAQLEAAAELVHSVFPGTPQYQWPLLSRRTGCETWVKHENHTPVGAFKIRGGLVYMKDRLDRGENGGVIAATRGNHGQSIATAGARYGIPVTIVVPKGNSREKNAAMQAQGAELIEIGNDFQEAFEQAGKIAEERGLFMLPSMDMKLVEGVASYALELFRAQPDLDTVYVPIGMGSGVCSVIAARDALGLRTKVVGVVSEGAPAYALSFEAGKAIPTERADTFADGVACRSPLPYVVDMIRSGADRVVTVSDAEIEAAIRAYYTDTHNIAEGAGAVPLAALMQEKDKMAGRKVGVILTGGNIDRDVYVDILSRGDE; this is encoded by the coding sequence ATGTCGACATTTAGTCTGGCCCAACTGGAAGCGGCTGCGGAACTGGTGCATTCCGTCTTTCCGGGGACACCGCAGTACCAGTGGCCGCTGTTGAGCCGCCGCACGGGATGTGAGACCTGGGTGAAGCATGAAAACCACACGCCTGTAGGGGCGTTTAAGATACGTGGCGGTCTGGTCTATATGAAGGATCGCCTGGACCGGGGAGAAAACGGCGGCGTGATTGCCGCGACACGTGGTAACCACGGCCAGAGCATTGCAACGGCGGGCGCGCGCTACGGCATCCCGGTGACGATCGTTGTGCCGAAGGGCAACAGCCGGGAAAAGAACGCCGCGATGCAGGCACAGGGCGCGGAACTGATCGAAATCGGCAACGACTTCCAGGAAGCTTTCGAACAGGCGGGCAAGATTGCGGAGGAACGCGGCCTGTTCATGCTGCCGTCCATGGATATGAAGCTTGTCGAAGGCGTTGCGAGCTACGCGCTGGAGCTTTTCCGGGCGCAGCCGGACCTTGATACGGTTTATGTGCCGATCGGCATGGGATCGGGCGTTTGTTCCGTTATTGCCGCGCGCGATGCCCTTGGCTTGCGTACAAAGGTTGTCGGCGTCGTTTCGGAAGGGGCGCCGGCCTATGCGCTGAGTTTCGAGGCAGGGAAGGCGATCCCGACTGAACGGGCGGATACATTCGCGGATGGTGTGGCCTGCCGGTCGCCTCTGCCCTATGTGGTGGACATGATCCGCAGCGGGGCCGACCGGGTGGTGACCGTGTCGGACGCGGAAATCGAGGCGGCGATCCGTGCCTATTACACCGACACCCATAATATCGCCGAAGGGGCAGGGGCCGTGCCGTTGGCCGCGCTTATGCAGGAAAAGGATAAAATGGCGGGCCGTAAGGTTGGCGTCATTCTCACCGGCGGCAATATCGACCGGGACGTCTATGTTGATATTCTCAGCCGCGGGGACGAATAA
- a CDS encoding pyridoxal phosphate-dependent decarboxylase family protein, protein MSDKMFGDAVPDRLDRLLHETADNALRFLGGLNDRAAAVVPSPVLTKGPLPEEGVGLDGAMAQYQAEIEPYLSASAGSRYFGFVTGGVTPAALVGDWLASAVDQNPPNPGESIAPSVTDATIGQLLDLFDLPREQFDGCFTTGATAANFLSLIAAREWWADKLGVDVTGDGMAALPDLKIFSACPHSSMVKVMGLSGVGRNALVPVDQLPQSEAMDPEALDKALLESDASAKIVVASAGTVTATDFDDLNRIADICASHDAWLHVDGAFGLFARCLPEMAGRVAGIERADSITADFHKWLNVPYDCGLFLTRHVEALEKANAMDVAYLKIEGEAPTYMNRSLENSQRFRALPVWMTLQAYGRDGVRDVVRRNCSFAAKLADWIEQAEGFELLTPVKLNVVCFRALFDTDDQDAANKAFLQTLNEAGSIFCTPGALFGKAGVRAAISNWRTTEDDLPVTFKALEEAHAATAQGLK, encoded by the coding sequence ATGTCGGATAAAATGTTTGGCGATGCTGTGCCGGACCGTCTGGATCGGCTGCTTCATGAAACGGCAGACAATGCCCTGCGATTTTTGGGCGGGTTGAACGATCGTGCGGCGGCTGTTGTGCCCTCTCCCGTATTGACCAAGGGGCCGCTGCCGGAGGAAGGCGTCGGCCTGGACGGGGCGATGGCGCAATATCAAGCGGAGATCGAACCCTATCTGAGCGCCAGCGCCGGTAGCCGTTATTTTGGTTTTGTGACAGGCGGCGTGACCCCAGCCGCCCTGGTCGGCGACTGGCTTGCGTCAGCCGTCGACCAGAACCCTCCGAACCCGGGAGAATCCATCGCTCCCTCCGTTACGGATGCAACCATCGGGCAACTGTTGGACCTGTTCGACCTGCCTCGGGAACAGTTTGATGGATGTTTCACAACAGGAGCGACGGCGGCCAATTTTCTGAGCCTGATTGCCGCGCGGGAATGGTGGGCGGATAAACTGGGCGTGGATGTGACCGGCGACGGCATGGCCGCCCTGCCGGACCTGAAAATTTTCAGCGCCTGCCCGCACAGCAGTATGGTCAAGGTTATGGGCCTGTCCGGCGTCGGTCGGAACGCCCTCGTGCCGGTGGATCAACTGCCGCAAAGTGAGGCGATGGACCCTGAGGCCCTGGATAAGGCCCTGTTGGAAAGTGATGCAAGCGCCAAAATCGTCGTGGCCTCGGCAGGTACGGTAACTGCCACGGATTTCGACGATCTGAACCGCATTGCCGATATCTGTGCGTCGCATGATGCCTGGCTGCATGTGGATGGGGCGTTTGGTCTGTTCGCCCGTTGCCTGCCGGAAATGGCGGGCCGCGTGGCTGGTATCGAACGCGCGGATTCAATCACCGCCGATTTCCACAAATGGCTGAATGTGCCCTATGACTGCGGCCTGTTCCTGACCCGGCATGTGGAGGCCTTGGAAAAGGCCAACGCGATGGACGTGGCCTATCTCAAAATTGAAGGTGAGGCACCGACCTATATGAACCGGTCGCTTGAAAACTCTCAGCGGTTCCGGGCGTTGCCCGTCTGGATGACGTTGCAGGCCTATGGGCGCGATGGCGTGCGGGATGTTGTCAGGCGGAATTGTTCCTTTGCCGCGAAGCTGGCTGACTGGATCGAACAGGCAGAGGGGTTTGAACTTCTGACGCCCGTGAAACTGAATGTGGTTTGCTTCCGGGCCCTGTTCGACACAGATGATCAGGATGCGGCGAACAAAGCCTTCCTGCAGACACTCAATGAGGCCGGAAGCATTTTCTGTACACCGGGAGCGTTGTTCGGCAAGGCAGGTGTACGGGCGGCGATCAGCAACTGGCGCACGACGGAAGACGACCTGCCGGTCACGTTCAAGGCGCTGGAAGAGGCCCATGCGGCAACGGCGCAAGGTTTGAAGTAA
- a CDS encoding PhzF family phenazine biosynthesis protein produces MELPIYQIDAFTTETFRGNPAAVVPLKSWLPDEVLLKIAAENNLSETAFFVPHDGEEADYFLRWFTPATEVDLCGHATLASSYVLFNLLGWDKPEIRFATNEAGLLTVRKDDDRLELNFPARVAKEVPMPEGLVEALRVEPVRFLRAAKNLAVFETAEQVLSVEPDLDFIAGMEGDGLVITAPGEDCDCASRYFAPHAGIPEDPVTGSAHCTVVPYWSKVLGKADLHARQVSARGGDLYCRMEGDRVTMAGDARLYLRGTIYI; encoded by the coding sequence ATGGAACTTCCGATTTATCAGATTGATGCCTTCACTACCGAGACATTTCGGGGCAATCCGGCGGCAGTGGTTCCGCTGAAATCCTGGCTGCCGGATGAGGTGCTGTTGAAGATTGCGGCGGAAAATAACCTGTCTGAGACGGCCTTCTTTGTGCCCCATGATGGGGAAGAGGCGGATTATTTCCTGCGCTGGTTTACGCCTGCAACCGAAGTTGATCTCTGCGGCCATGCGACGCTGGCGTCATCCTATGTGCTGTTCAACCTGTTGGGTTGGGACAAGCCGGAAATCCGTTTTGCCACGAACGAAGCCGGGCTGCTGACGGTACGCAAAGACGATGACCGGTTGGAACTGAATTTCCCTGCCCGTGTGGCAAAGGAAGTTCCCATGCCGGAGGGACTGGTTGAGGCCTTGAGGGTGGAGCCTGTTCGTTTCCTGAGGGCAGCTAAGAACCTGGCGGTATTTGAAACGGCGGAGCAGGTTCTTTCCGTCGAGCCGGATCTGGACTTTATCGCCGGTATGGAAGGGGACGGTCTGGTCATCACTGCACCTGGCGAGGATTGTGACTGTGCCTCCCGTTATTTCGCACCCCATGCCGGAATTCCGGAAGACCCGGTTACCGGCTCTGCGCACTGCACGGTCGTTCCCTACTGGTCGAAGGTTCTGGGAAAGGCGGACCTTCATGCCCGTCAGGTCTCTGCGCGCGGTGGTGATCTCTATTGTCGGATGGAGGGGGATCGCGTCACCATGGCTGGCGATGCCCGGCTTTATCTTCGCGGTACGATATACATCTAA